Sequence from the Hoplias malabaricus isolate fHopMal1 chromosome 10, fHopMal1.hap1, whole genome shotgun sequence genome:
AATAATTGATATAGATCTTTAGGCTTAGGTCTCCCTCTAGTGACCAATTTTGTTGTTCTTTGAACTTCAAGTGGCAGGTTGTTGGAATTCAGAAATTAGTATGGCATCCAGTTTCTGGgctattttaaaattaatgtttCACTGGACATTGAGTATAAATTTGGTTTATACTGAATTTACCTTATAAAATAAAAGCTCAAAATGAGGCACAGTGTacatcaaaatatttaaatctagaaattgatttttttaaaagcagtttATATGTAAATCTcttaacatttaattaatttgcaCACATTGTCTTAAAATTCACCAAGCTTGTACAATAAATACTAGTACTGACAATATCCACATAATGCTGAGAAAAGAGTTTTGGTATTTATTACTTTGATAACAACAACATCTGTTAATGACCTCTGTCAGTTTGCTCTAGCAAAAATGACATACATGAATGGCTTTGTTCACCAACAAAATACAGGGATTATTCAAACAAGCTTCAGAAAATACCTTGTCTGCTTCTGCATCATGGCGCCCACTTGTGCACCTGCCACCAATTTTCTTCTCATCACATGCAGCAAGTCTCTAATCTCCAGTCAATCTCACTCTCAGCCAAACACCTTAAATACAGCTTTCTGCTTCAAACGCAACAACCTTGTCCTACCATGTGCTGCTACACTAAGGCTTTTCAAGCCTCTGAGCTGAatttaacaaaaatgtaatgttaGTAATGAAATACTACTTCTGAGCAGTATAGTAGTTTGTCATGGTGTTGAGAAATGATTACATCGGCCAAACAAATCATAGCCAAAAACTAAGatggcttaaaaaaaaaaaaaagtgcagtgtTGGTATATGACTGCTTAGTCCTCTTTCTTCATTGTTGAAAATTTATAGTCAAAGGTTTTTTAAAGATTTCACAGCTTGAGTGCTAGCCTAAACACAAGGCTAACGTTCTTGTTTGTTTCTCTCCTCCCTGTGAGCAGAACTCTAATGTGGAGAACTTGCCGCCTCAAGTCTTGAGACTAGTTTATAAAGAAGTTTCTGCACTTGCAGCAGATCCACCAGAAGGAATCAAAATCTACCCTAGTGAAGAAGACATTACAGAGCTTCACACAGCTATTGAGGGGCCAGGTAAAAATTCTCCATtctttttgtacatttatagaaataatttaaatcattCCCCTTTCCTTTACCTCAGATTTAGCTAAACTGGCACCTTTTTAAGTTTCTTTTGTCTTGGAGATGCAAGGATTGGAGGTTTTTGCCcgtcccccccaccccccgcaaTACTGCAATACAACTTGGTGTATTGGTTTTTGTAGCTTCTGTAGTTAAACTGAATGTGTTATATCTGTGTTAATATACAtggttatttactgtaaatccttTGGCTTTATATACATGCAAATTATAACTTTAAACATGAATGCATTCATGAAATCCTCTTTTGGGGACACAAATAAATACTTAGTGAGTGTGAGTTCTTGCCTCAGAATTGCACTGAATAAAgctgtaataaaatgtaaaacatgtaaTAAATCTGGAAAGCATCTAAATCGTGtatatttttgccattttcttAACAGAAGGAACCCCTTATGCTGGAGGAGTGTTCAAGATGCGCTTGGTTCTGGGGAAGGATTTTCCCGCTGTTCCACCCAGGGGCTATTTCCTGACCAAGATTTTCCATCCAAACGTTGGGCACAAGGGTGAAATCTGTGTCAATGTTCTGAAGAGAGACTGGAAGGCAGAGCTGGGCCTCAGGCATGTATTATTGGTAAGTAGCACATTGCAGCAGGGTTTGTGTGGGTGGGGGTAGGTTTGCTAGGCCGTACAGGTAaagatttttgtgtgtgtcattaTAGAATTTGCCATTTTGATTGTTGTGTTTTATCCATAATTTCCTCTGGTAAAGGAAAGTCAGGTGTATTTGTTTATCCCACATGGCATTTTCCAGATTGCCTTGATGGAAATTCTTGCCAAATGAATTGTCTGAAATGTGTATAACTGGTTTCTGAGAGATTCTAAATATCTTAAGGGCATTGTGACagagaattaataataataataataataatggtaaaGAGACTGTTTATTGGTTAGATTACTAAATATCCTTTTCTTATTCTTTCTGTAATTTATTCatgatttttattacatttctttggcttttttttaatctttctccccatcttctgtctttctttcctttcttacttgctttccttttttcccttctctcatgcacttttcttctttctctctctcagaccaTTAAGTGCCTACTGATCCACCCTAATCCTGAATCTGCTCTGAATGAGGAGGCTGGGAGGTTACTGTTGGAGGACTATGCCGAATATGCATCACGAGCCCACCTCTTGACGGAGAT
This genomic interval carries:
- the ube2s gene encoding ubiquitin-conjugating enzyme E2 S; amino-acid sequence: MNSNVENLPPQVLRLVYKEVSALAADPPEGIKIYPSEEDITELHTAIEGPEGTPYAGGVFKMRLVLGKDFPAVPPRGYFLTKIFHPNVGHKGEICVNVLKRDWKAELGLRHVLLTIKCLLIHPNPESALNEEAGRLLLEDYAEYASRAHLLTEIHAMGGSSGAIHEPGDGPQPKKHAGDPNKRVAAAGASSSNNSNTSATNSSNNIVAAKKKTDKKRALRRL